The proteins below come from a single Mugil cephalus isolate CIBA_MC_2020 chromosome 7, CIBA_Mcephalus_1.1, whole genome shotgun sequence genomic window:
- the ptmab gene encoding prothymosin alpha-B, whose protein sequence is MADTQVDSGSDISAKDLKEKKLVEEKENGKDAATNGKENEENGEPEVDDEEDEEVDEEDEEDDGEGDEEDEEEDDDEIEGGTKRAAEDDEDDDEDDVETKKQKTDDDD, encoded by the exons ATGGCAGACACACAAGTTGACTCCGGCTCGGATATCTCTGCCAAG gacctgaaggagaagaagctggtggaggagaaggagaacggAAAAGATGCCGCCACCAACGGAAAG GAGAACGAGGAGAACGGAGAACCGGAGGTAgacgacgaggaggacgaggaggtggacgaagaggacgaggaggacgacggAGAAG gtgatgaggaggacgaggaggaggacgacgacgagaTCGAGGGAGGCACAAAACGGGCAGCTgaggacgacgaggacgacgacgag gacGACGTCGAAACCAAGAAGCAGAAAACCGACGACGATGATTGA